In one window of Amblyraja radiata isolate CabotCenter1 chromosome 29, sAmbRad1.1.pri, whole genome shotgun sequence DNA:
- the LOC116989665 gene encoding protein-lysine 6-oxidase-like isoform X1, translating to MRTLVAMCCCWVVLGRWGGVAGQVERNGLWRQKIQWQNNGQVYSLLNSGAAYRPPTHRSWDPQQQQQQQQQQQSVYLSAAVERSRPQPYHRAPLNALPPASEPRYPARPGRTAAAAARGFHGRRAVNLTQGVAADGGSPRAGYSPVYPGAQADEPRHPSNRNSVFYNFYSSWPAGRRTGGSATRYFQQGLPDLVPDPYYIQASIYIQRVHMYALRCAAEENCLSRSAYGPRVNDLSVRVLLRFPQRVKNQGTADFLPNRPQHTWEWHSCHQHYHSMDQFSHYDLLETTTLRRVAEGHKASFCLEDTTCDPGVRRRYACTAHTQGLGPGCYDTYNADIDCQWIDITDVVPGNYILKVSVNPGFLVPESDVTNNVVRCDILYTGSYVSARNCRITRF from the exons ATGAGGACATTGGTGGCGATGTGTTGCTGCTGGGTGGTGCTTGGTAGATGGGGTGGTGTGGCCGGGCAAGTGGAACGGAATGGACTGTGGAGGCAGAAGATTCAGTGGCAGAACAACGGCCAAGTGTACAGTTTACTCAACAGCGGCGCTGCTTACCGCCCGCCGACTCACCGCAGCTGGGAcccgcagcagcaacagcagcagcagcagcagcagcagagcgTGTACCTGAGCGCGGCTGTGGAAAGGAGCCGTCCCCAGCCATACCACCGCGCCCCGCTCAACGCGCTGCCCCCGGCCAGCGAGCCCCGGTACCCGGCGCGTCCCGGGAggacagcggcggcggcggcccgcgGCTTCCACGGACGCCGGGCTGTCAACTTGACGCAGGGAGTGGCCGCGGACGGAGGGAGCCCCCGGGCCGGCTACAGCCCAGTGTACCCGGGAGCGCAGGCGGACGAGCCGCGCCATCCCTCCAACCGGAACAGCGTCTTCTACAACTTCTACTCGTCCTGGCCCGCGGGACGACGCACAGGCGGCTCAGCCACCCGCTACTTCCAGCAAG GTCTTCCAGACTTGGTTCCTGATCCATATTATATTCAAGCTTCCATATATATCCAGAGGGTACACATGTATGCACTGAGGTGTGCAGCTGAAGAAAATTGCCTCTCAAG GTCAGCCTATGGCCCCAGAGTAAATGACCTCAGCGTTAGGGTACTCCTAAGGTTCCCACAAAGAGTCAAGAACCAAGGAACTGCGGACttcctccccaacaggccacaacaTACCTGGGAATGGCACAGCTGTCACCA GCATTATCACAGCATGGATCAGTTTAGCCATTATGATCTGTTGGAGACAACCACTCTGAGGAGGGTGGCTGAAGGACACAAGGCTAGCTTCTGCCTGGAGGACACTACGTGTGACCCTGGTGTCCGAAGGAGATACGCTTGCACAGCACATACTCAG GGATTGGGACCAGGTTGTTACGATACATACAACGCCGACATCGACTGTCAGTGGATTGACATTACAGACGTTGTTCCTGGAAACTACATACTAAAG GTTTCAGTGAATCCAGGATTCTTGGTACCAGAGTCAGATGTAACAAACAATGTGGTTAGATGTGATATCCTTTATACTGGGAGCTATGTGTCAGCCAGAAATTGCAGAATCACAAG ATTCTAA
- the LOC116989665 gene encoding protein-lysine 6-oxidase-like isoform X2 produces MRTLVAMCCCWVVLGRWGGVAGQVERNGLWRQKIQWQNNGQVYSLLNSGAAYRPPTHRSWDPQQQQQQQQQQQSVYLSAAVERSRPQPYHRAPLNALPPASEPRYPARPGRTAAADGGSPRAGYSPVYPGAQADEPRHPSNRNSVFYNFYSSWPAGRRTGGSATRYFQQGLPDLVPDPYYIQASIYIQRVHMYALRCAAEENCLSRSAYGPRVNDLSVRVLLRFPQRVKNQGTADFLPNRPQHTWEWHSCHQHYHSMDQFSHYDLLETTTLRRVAEGHKASFCLEDTTCDPGVRRRYACTAHTQGLGPGCYDTYNADIDCQWIDITDVVPGNYILKVSVNPGFLVPESDVTNNVVRCDILYTGSYVSARNCRITRF; encoded by the exons ATGAGGACATTGGTGGCGATGTGTTGCTGCTGGGTGGTGCTTGGTAGATGGGGTGGTGTGGCCGGGCAAGTGGAACGGAATGGACTGTGGAGGCAGAAGATTCAGTGGCAGAACAACGGCCAAGTGTACAGTTTACTCAACAGCGGCGCTGCTTACCGCCCGCCGACTCACCGCAGCTGGGAcccgcagcagcaacagcagcagcagcagcagcagcagagcgTGTACCTGAGCGCGGCTGTGGAAAGGAGCCGTCCCCAGCCATACCACCGCGCCCCGCTCAACGCGCTGCCCCCGGCCAGCGAGCCCCGGTACCCGGCGCGTCCCGGGAggacagc GGCCGCGGACGGAGGGAGCCCCCGGGCCGGCTACAGCCCAGTGTACCCGGGAGCGCAGGCGGACGAGCCGCGCCATCCCTCCAACCGGAACAGCGTCTTCTACAACTTCTACTCGTCCTGGCCCGCGGGACGACGCACAGGCGGCTCAGCCACCCGCTACTTCCAGCAAG GTCTTCCAGACTTGGTTCCTGATCCATATTATATTCAAGCTTCCATATATATCCAGAGGGTACACATGTATGCACTGAGGTGTGCAGCTGAAGAAAATTGCCTCTCAAG GTCAGCCTATGGCCCCAGAGTAAATGACCTCAGCGTTAGGGTACTCCTAAGGTTCCCACAAAGAGTCAAGAACCAAGGAACTGCGGACttcctccccaacaggccacaacaTACCTGGGAATGGCACAGCTGTCACCA GCATTATCACAGCATGGATCAGTTTAGCCATTATGATCTGTTGGAGACAACCACTCTGAGGAGGGTGGCTGAAGGACACAAGGCTAGCTTCTGCCTGGAGGACACTACGTGTGACCCTGGTGTCCGAAGGAGATACGCTTGCACAGCACATACTCAG GGATTGGGACCAGGTTGTTACGATACATACAACGCCGACATCGACTGTCAGTGGATTGACATTACAGACGTTGTTCCTGGAAACTACATACTAAAG GTTTCAGTGAATCCAGGATTCTTGGTACCAGAGTCAGATGTAACAAACAATGTGGTTAGATGTGATATCCTTTATACTGGGAGCTATGTGTCAGCCAGAAATTGCAGAATCACAAG ATTCTAA